From the genome of Cygnus olor isolate bCygOlo1 chromosome 29, bCygOlo1.pri.v2, whole genome shotgun sequence:
AGagcccccgctgccacccccccGCGGTGACCGTCCCCGTGCCCGTGCGTCCGCAGGGCAGCCTGGAGGACGGCCGGATCATCGACACCTCGCTGAGCCGCGACCCGCTGCAGGTGGAGCTGGGCAAGCGCCAAGTGATCCCCGGTGAGTGtttggctggggggggggggagataaAAATGGGGTGTGGGGTCCCGCtcacccccccccgccttctCCTCGCAGGCCTGGAGCAGAGTCTGCTGGACATGTGTGTGGGGTAAGGCCGGTGGCGGGGCGAGGgcggtgtccccagccctgtcccctccGCCGCGGTGCCACCGCCGGGCTTTGGAAGCGGGCCTGGCCCCGCGGGCTCACGCCGACGGCTTCTCGCCGGGGCAGGGAGAAGCGGAGAGCCATCATCCCCCCGCACCTGGCGTACGGCAAGCGGGGCTCCCCGCCGACCATCCCCGGTAAGCGCAGCCCCCGCGGGGATCCcgcagcagccgcccccccccctcgctgcggtccccagccccgctcaggcgctgctgcccccccctccAGGCGACGCGGTGCTGCGGTTCGAGGTGGAGCTGGTGGGCCTGTCGCGGGCCAGCTACTGGCAGAAGGTGGTGAACGAGGTCCTGCCGCTGCTGTGCCTCGGGCTGGTCCCGGCGCTGCTGGGGCTCATCGGGTACCACCTCTACCGCAAGGCCAGCAGCCCCAAGCTCTCCaagaagaagctgaaggaggagaggaggaacaaagccaaaaagaaataaagcctcCCCTCGGTAGCCGCAGCTGCTCTGCGCCTGCTCTGTCTGCCTccgggggctgtgggggggaTAAGAGCAGAGAGAGGGGGCTCAGCGCCCCCAGCTTGGCGCTCCCCGCCTGCCCTGGGACGTGGTCCAGCCGAGGAGCGGAAGATTCGGAGCCAAGAGGGCAGTGGCAGGACCAACAAAGCTCCGTGGGACCAGAAATAAGACCCGGAACGCATTTTGGGCGCAGTTTGGCTCTTTTATTTCAGCTCCACGGTGCCCCTGAGCACCAGGCGCCCCGGTCCGCAGGACAAGGCTCAGCTCCAGCCGGTGCCATCAGAGCCGGGGATGGGGCCCGGGGAGGCGTCCCCCCCAGGGAGGCTGCGGGGGGGTGCAGCGCCCTGATGCCGACGTGCGCAGGCCCTGGGGACGCGGCTCTTGTGCTCGACGGCCAGCAGCGGGTTGGGCTTGCTGAGCGCCTCGGGGCTGACGGAGAGCCCCTCCAGAtactgctggagcagcccccGCAGCTGCTGGTTCTTGCGGCTCACGGCCGCCCGCTCCCGTGCCAGCGCCCGCTCCTCCAGCCTCGCCTTGTTGAAGCGCTGCCAGAAGCGCTCCAGCCCCACGTAGTCCTGCAGGGCCTgggagagaggcagggagagaagggCAGGGGTCCCAGACCTGCCCGCGAGCGAGCCAGGCCACCCCCAAGGGACGTCTGTCCCTCGTCCCCACCCCGCAGGGCCTCGGAGCCCAGCACGGCCTCCTCACCTGGGCCAGAGGCTCCGCGGGCTTCTCCTTGAGAACCCTGTCGGCGTCAAAAAGCTCCCCCTCTGCCAGCGAGGACGGGTAGAACGGCAGCACCTTCTCCCCCTCCGTCTCCAGCCCGCGGCACATCTCGGCCAGCCGCAGGACGCGCTCCGCCTGCGAGGAGGAAGGAGAGCGAggaggcagggagcggggccggctgcACCCCGGGCTCCCCGGCACGCTgcgggggcagggggcagcgggcATGGCCCCGGCCTCACCTTCCCCACAACTTGTGCCAGCGCCCTCAGGGCGGCGTTGCTCTGCGCCGTGAGCCTGGCCAGGCTGCCGTGGGCCTTGGCCCGGGCTCGGTTCATCTTGCTCTTGAGCTCCTGGAGCTGCCTGAGCGcagcctccttctcctcccGCGCGCGCCGGTTCTGCTCCTCGTTCTCCCGGAGCCGAGCCGCGAGCCGAGCCTTGGTGGCCGCCACCAAGTCCTAGAGGCAGAGGAGCTGTGAGCGGGGCAGGACAGGCTGTCCCTGCTCCTGGCGCCCCACCCGCACTTTGCCGCCACCTGGAGTTTTTGTAGCTTCTTTGCCTGCAGCTCGATCTCCCTGGAGCTCTTCACGTCCTTCTGCTTCAGCCCCTCGAAGGCGATTTTCCGGTGCTCGGTGGCCTCGGCGTAGCTCTGCGTGGCGGCGCGGAACCGCTCCCAGAGCCCCTCCATCTTCCCACCCAGCTGCAGGCGGCTGTACTGCTTCTCCTGCAGGCTCTGGGGGGAGAGAGCGGTGGGTTCCCCTCGGCTGCCGGGACCCCACCGTGTGCTCCCCAGCCCTAAAAGCCTCCTCAGCA
Proteins encoded in this window:
- the FKBP11 gene encoding peptidyl-prolyl cis-trans isomerase FKBP11, with the protein product MPPPAALLLLALLLPPAAAAATESETESGARGLRLETLVAPPEGCTELSALGDTVHIHYTGSLEDGRIIDTSLSRDPLQVELGKRQVIPGLEQSLLDMCVGEKRRAIIPPHLAYGKRGSPPTIPGDAVLRFEVELVGLSRASYWQKVVNEVLPLLCLGLVPALLGLIGYHLYRKASSPKLSKKKLKEERRNKAKKK
- the CCDC65 gene encoding dynein regulatory complex subunit 2, whose protein sequence is MPVAAEDRLLLLQSQALAEEEAAKVRRELLARFLKDKLAKEERSSALSLHKLTAQWRAALREVKEKELREDVAVLSQAFARVLDCKDSVIESLVTDVEEAEAQHARALGSHLHNVDRLLQLQRCRLACLEEGFDAQLQALKAEFETERRAILEQHEHEIRYLRDVVLALEQNYARDDHEATTNFQSARDDIKSKSLQEKQYSRLQLGGKMEGLWERFRAATQSYAEATEHRKIAFEGLKQKDVKSSREIELQAKKLQKLQDLVAATKARLAARLRENEEQNRRAREEKEAALRQLQELKSKMNRARAKAHGSLARLTAQSNAALRALAQVVGKAERVLRLAEMCRGLETEGEKVLPFYPSSLAEGELFDADRVLKEKPAEPLAQALQDYVGLERFWQRFNKARLEERALARERAAVSRKNQQLRGLLQQYLEGLSVSPEALSKPNPLLAVEHKSRVPRACARRHQGAAPPRSLPGGDASPGPIPGSDGTGWS